A window from Triticum aestivum cultivar Chinese Spring chromosome 6D, IWGSC CS RefSeq v2.1, whole genome shotgun sequence encodes these proteins:
- the LOC123141883 gene encoding WAT1-related protein At1g44800-like gives MGMGWKAVNDAKPYLAMVLLQVGFAGMYIIAVASLKRGMSHFVLVVYRNLVATAVMAPFALYFERGVRPKMTITIFIKIMGLALLEPVLDQNLYYMGANLTSAGFATALVNILPAVTFVLALILRMEKVRLRSLHSQAKIAGTVLTVAGAVLMVLYHGPVVQFPWTKGQHHAGGAATAADGAAWLKGTIMTVAACVAWSCFFILQSSTLRDYPAELSLTVLICGVGSVMSTAVAVVAERANTHAWVIGFDTRLFTVVYGGIVCSGVAYYVQGVVSRQRGPVFVTAFNPLCMIVTAVMGSIILKEAITLGSVIGAVIIVVGLYFLIWGKSKDGISQVSDVSVKGAGELPLTTATNGHGSSSGKHVLGNGNGDVHVLDVETPTTNGH, from the exons ATGGGCATGGGGTGGAAAGCCGTGAACGACGCCAAGCCGTACCTGGCGATGGTGCTGCTGCAGGTGGGGTTCGCCGGCATGTACATCATCGCCGTCGCGTCACTCAAGCGCGGGATGAGCCACTTCGTGCTCGTCGTCTACCGTAACCTCGTCGCCACCGCTGTCATGGCGCCCTTCGCCCTCTACTTCGAGAG GGGAGTGAGGCCAAAGATGACAATCACCATCTTCATCAAGATCATGGGGCTCGCATTACTCGA GCCTGTGCTTGACCAGAACCTCTACTACATGGGCGCGAACCTGACCTCGGCGGGGTTCGCGACGGCGCTGGTCAACATCCTCCCGGCCGTCACCTTCGTGTTGGCTCTCATCCTGCGCATGGAGAAGGTGCGGCTGCGGAGCTTGCACAGCCAGGCCAAGATCGCCGGCACGGTCCTCACGGTGGCCGGCGCCGTGCTGATGGTCCTGTACCACGGCCCCGTCGTGCAGTTCCCGTGGACCAAGGGCCAGCACCATGCCGGCGGTGCGGCTACCGCCGCCGACGGGGCGGCGTGGCTGAAGGGGACCATCATGACCGTCGCAGCCTGCGTGGCCTGGTCGTGCTTCTTCATCCTCCAGTCCAGCACGCTCCGGGACTACCCGGCGGAGCTGTCCCTCACGGTGCTCATCTGCGGCGTGGGCTCGGTGATGagcaccgccgtcgccgtcgtggccGAGCGCGCCAACACCCATGCGTGGGTCATCGGCTTCGACACTCGCCTCTTCACGGTCGTGTACGGCGGCATAGTGTGCTCCGGCGTGGCGTACTACGTGCAGGGCGTCGTGTCGAGGCAAAGGGGCCCCGTGTTCGTGACGGCCTTCAACCCGCTCTGCATGATCGTAACCGCCGTCATGGGCTCCATCATTCTAAAGGAGGCGATCACTCTCGGAAG TGTGATTGGTGCAGTGATCATCGTGGTAGGCCTCTACTTTCTCATCTGGGGCAAGAGCAAGGACGGCATCAGCCAAGTTTCCGACGTCAGTGTCAAGGGCGCCGGCGAGCTGCCCTTAACCACGGCGACCAACGGccacggcagcagcagcggcaagcacgTGCTTGGCAACGGCAACGGCGACGTCCATGTCTTGGATGTTGAGACGCCGACAACCAATGGCCACTAG